Part of the Candidatus Eisenbacteria bacterium genome, TCTCGCGGCCCTTCTGGAAGACGTGCTCGATGCGCGCGGGATTGCGGAGGATCCGGAGATGCTTGTAGTACGTGAGGAAATACTCGGGCAGCTGCGCGCGCAGCGCCTCGTCGCTGGAGAGGAACACCTCGCGGAGCGACGCCAGTCGCCGCGCGGCGAGGTCGGTCACTACCCGGCCGATTCGCTCAGGATCCGCGAGCGGCGGATCCCATGCGCGTTCATCCGATTGTGGAGGTGCTGGCGGCTCACGCCGAGGGCGCGCGCGGCGCGCGAGACGTTGGATTCGCACTGGCGCAGAGCCTCACGGATCGTCTCCGCCTCGACCGCGTCGAGCGTCTCGCGAAGCGTGTGCTGGCCGTCCCAGCGCCGCGTGACGGGTGGTCCGAGCCCGAAGAGCGCCGGCTCGACGAGCCCGCCCTCGTCGGCGAGGGCGACCGCGCGCGCCATCGCGTTCTCCAGCTCGCGCACGTTGCCCGGCCACGGATGGCGGAGGAGGAGCTCCCGCGACTCGCCCGACATCCCCCGGATCTCCTTCTGCTGCTGCTTCGAGAAGAAATCGAGGAAGTGGGACGCGAGGAGGAGCGTGTCGTCTCCCCGCTCGCGGAGCGGCGGGAGCGAGATCGGAACGACGTTCAGCCGGTAGAAGAGATCCTGCCGGAAGCGCCCGGCCTCGACCTCGGCGCGCAGGTCGCGGTTCGTGGCGGCGATCAGGCGGAAGTCGACGCGGCGGGACACGGTGTCGCCGACGCGGCGGATCTGGGAGTCCTGGAGCACGCGGAGGAGCTTCACCTGGAGCGTGGGCGGCATCTCCCCCACCTCGTCCAGGAAGAGCGTGCCTCCGTCGGCGGCCTCGAAGAGCCCGACGCGATCCTCGGAGGCGCCCGTGAAGGCGCCCTTGCGGTAGCCGAAGAGCTCGCTCTCGAGGAGGTTCTCGGGAAGCGCGCCGCAGTTCACCGCCATGAAGTTCTTGTCGCGCCGGGGACCGTTCAAGTGGATCGCGCGCGCGATGAGCTCCTTGCCCGTTCCGGTCTCGCCCTGGACGAGGACCGAGACCTGCGTCGGGATCACCTTCTCCAGCACCTCGATCACGCGGAGCATCTTCTGGCTCCGGCCGACGAGGATCCCGTAGCGGGATTCTTCCTTGAGGGCGCGCCGTAAATTGAGGTTCTCGATCTCGAGCCGGTTCTTCGAGTCCTTCAGCTCCTCGTGCAGACGCGCGTTCTCGAGCGCGACCGCGACCTGCGCGGCGAAGCCCTCGAGGATCGCGATGTCCTCGGGCGTGAACTCGTGCGCGATCGAGTGGGAATCGACGTAGAGCACCCCGAGCACGCGACCGGCGTTCAGGATCGGAAGAGCGACCACGGTGCGGAGCGAGAGGTCGCGAACGCTCTTGCGATCCTGGAAGAGAGACGAGCCGACCGCGTCGGGAACCCAGACGGTCTCGCGGCGGTGCGCGGCTTCCTCGGCGATCCCCCACGAGATCTGGAATTCCTCGGGCGGGAGCGTCGCCTCGTCGCGGCTCCGCGCGATCTCGAAGTGGAGTTTTCCGTCCTCGCGCATGCGCATGAGGAATCCGCGGTCCGCGGACGCGATCGCGACGACCGCGTCGACGACGCGCACGAGGAGCTCGTTCCAGTCGAGCGTGCCGGTGACCTGGCGGCTCGCCTGGAGCACGTGGTTCACTCGCTCGAGCTCCGTGGACGCGCGCGGGCGCGACGGCGAGCGAGGCTGGGCCAATAGCTCCCGCTCCCATGCCGTGAGCCCCCGGCTCAGCCGTTCGAGCGGATCGAGCTCCGGAACATCGGTCGGAATCGGATCGTTGTCGTGGTGTGAATCAGGCCGCTGAGACATGGTCGTGGCCTCCACTACAAACCGGCGAGGGCCGGCTTCCCCCGTAGTGATGCGTCGCTAGCGCACTATACATCTGTAAAAAGCATTTGTCAAATGTCGAACGAGGGGGTGGGACCGATGCGTCTCAGGTAGACCCCAAAAAGGGCATACGCAAGCCCAGAAAGCAGGACAACCGCCATCGCGCCTTGCGTGTCGGAAAGGTCCCAGACCCACAATCCAAGGCCCGTGCTGGCCATAGCGACCGAAGCGACGACACCGACCGTACCCCAGACGCCGCAGGTGCGGCTCAGCCGATGGGTCGTGTGGTCGACTCCTCCGACGTGGATCGGCCTTCTCCGCAGGGTGCGATCCACGACGACGAAGGTCACGTCGAAGAGCGGGTACGCGAGGAGGA contains:
- a CDS encoding sigma 54-interacting transcriptional regulator, whose amino-acid sequence is MSQRPDSHHDNDPIPTDVPELDPLERLSRGLTAWERELLAQPRSPSRPRASTELERVNHVLQASRQVTGTLDWNELLVRVVDAVVAIASADRGFLMRMREDGKLHFEIARSRDEATLPPEEFQISWGIAEEAAHRRETVWVPDAVGSSLFQDRKSVRDLSLRTVVALPILNAGRVLGVLYVDSHSIAHEFTPEDIAILEGFAAQVAVALENARLHEELKDSKNRLEIENLNLRRALKEESRYGILVGRSQKMLRVIEVLEKVIPTQVSVLVQGETGTGKELIARAIHLNGPRRDKNFMAVNCGALPENLLESELFGYRKGAFTGASEDRVGLFEAADGGTLFLDEVGEMPPTLQVKLLRVLQDSQIRRVGDTVSRRVDFRLIAATNRDLRAEVEAGRFRQDLFYRLNVVPISLPPLRERGDDTLLLASHFLDFFSKQQQKEIRGMSGESRELLLRHPWPGNVRELENAMARAVALADEGGLVEPALFGLGPPVTRRWDGQHTLRETLDAVEAETIREALRQCESNVSRAARALGVSRQHLHNRMNAHGIRRSRILSESAG